One window of the Granulicella arctica genome contains the following:
- a CDS encoding alpha-L-fucosidase, with product MLKIILISKKWAIAKLGRGFAIMAVLLPFALASHSITAQDLESASRNKPDRLDWFRDQGFGLFVHWSVDSQLGVVISHSLVGASDDYTNRFFNDLPRTFNPTRFDPNEWARLAATAGVRYVMFTTKHHSGFTMFHSETTPFGIENTPFHRDITAEVFDAFRHQGIAAGVYFSPDDFYWLHQHGKPIKRHVPEVEPSNNPGLLQYDRTQVTELLTHYGPVDLIFFDGEASDLRELAWKLQPNIIVTRGALETPELAVPSGSLPGPWEASITMGTAWQYQPDNERYKSGSDLIRLLFQTRAKGGNLLLNVGPMANGQLAIEQENRLREIGLWMFVNGESIYGVRPWIIPNEGDIWFTQKKNKGPLYAILDSTVPWERGTWREFTLHSVRANKDSSISVLGQDDKTVEYKPTTIPQSTWTQQEDGLHIRVMRAQRLQDNSQWPNAVVVKLTDVTPSLTPPRVKTGTSAQSADGASIVLHGELLDTGDAPALDVGFEYRATTGEDTHARSAVWISTETRKLTAKGIFQVDVRNLAPGSYEFHAFVKHPLLTLYGEDKPVIRSITHSK from the coding sequence GGGGATTCGCGATTATGGCGGTGCTACTGCCATTTGCCTTAGCAAGTCACTCGATCACAGCGCAGGATCTTGAATCTGCCTCGCGAAACAAACCGGATCGCCTTGACTGGTTCCGGGATCAGGGCTTTGGACTCTTTGTGCATTGGAGCGTTGACAGCCAGCTTGGCGTGGTTATCAGCCACTCGCTCGTCGGGGCTTCCGACGATTACACGAATCGCTTCTTCAACGATCTACCAAGAACTTTCAATCCAACCCGTTTCGATCCGAATGAGTGGGCGCGACTTGCAGCGACTGCAGGCGTTCGCTACGTTATGTTCACCACAAAACATCATTCAGGTTTTACCATGTTCCACTCAGAAACGACGCCCTTCGGTATTGAGAACACACCGTTCCATCGAGATATTACAGCGGAGGTGTTCGACGCATTTCGTCACCAGGGTATCGCTGCAGGAGTCTACTTCTCGCCCGACGACTTCTACTGGCTGCATCAACATGGGAAGCCTATCAAGCGGCACGTACCCGAGGTTGAGCCGAGCAACAATCCTGGTTTGTTGCAGTATGACAGGACACAGGTGACGGAGCTTCTGACCCACTATGGACCTGTCGACCTGATCTTTTTTGACGGGGAAGCCAGCGATCTACGTGAGCTTGCCTGGAAGCTTCAGCCGAATATCATTGTCACTCGCGGTGCTCTAGAGACACCAGAGCTTGCGGTCCCCAGCGGCAGTCTTCCCGGACCCTGGGAGGCCAGCATCACCATGGGCACGGCGTGGCAGTATCAGCCGGATAACGAGCGCTATAAGTCGGGCTCCGATCTGATTCGGCTGCTCTTCCAGACGCGCGCCAAGGGTGGAAACCTTCTCCTCAATGTTGGCCCGATGGCCAATGGCCAGCTTGCGATAGAGCAGGAGAATCGGCTCCGCGAGATTGGTCTTTGGATGTTCGTCAATGGGGAGTCCATCTATGGAGTCCGCCCATGGATCATCCCTAACGAGGGTGACATCTGGTTTACGCAGAAGAAGAACAAAGGGCCGCTCTACGCAATCCTGGATTCGACCGTTCCCTGGGAACGAGGCACATGGCGTGAGTTCACTCTTCACTCAGTTCGTGCGAACAAAGATAGCTCCATCAGTGTTCTGGGGCAGGATGATAAGACCGTCGAGTATAAGCCGACGACGATTCCGCAAAGTACGTGGACGCAGCAGGAAGATGGGCTGCATATTCGTGTGATGAGGGCGCAACGGCTCCAGGACAACAGCCAATGGCCAAACGCGGTCGTTGTGAAGCTGACCGATGTTACCCCGTCGCTCACGCCACCTCGCGTCAAGACCGGGACATCAGCGCAGAGTGCGGACGGTGCTTCAATTGTCCTGCATGGTGAACTCCTCGACACGGGCGACGCGCCTGCGCTGGACGTTGGCTTTGAGTATCGCGCGACTACGGGAGAAGATACCCATGCCCGCTCCGCAGTCTGGATCTCGACCGAGACCCGGAAGCTTACCGCCAAGGGTATTTTTCAGGTTGACGTGCGTAATCTTGCACCGGGATCCTATGAGTTTCATGCGTTCGTCAAACATCCTTTACTCACGCTGTACGGGGAGGACAAGCCGGTGATTCGATCAATTACCCACTCAAAGTGA
- a CDS encoding MFS transporter: protein MYFERRTRVRFFLAFWLFVLSGVAFLDRTNISIAGLQISTEYGLGNQRLGWIFSAFLIGYAGFQLPAGWLAARYGPRLVLALGVLWWGVATALTALLPSGISHAVMLLIAIRFALGAGEAVIYPAANQFVARWIPVQERGFINGLIFAGVGAGSGLTPPLLTWLITNHGWRAAFWFSALVGVIAGGVWWHFARDTPEEHFDVGPLELSEIRAGLTGDLATKQLRTSEPVVISWRAIFRRRDLPALMAGYFSFGYVAWIFFSWFFLYMAQVRGFDLKSSARYAMLPFLSMTVCCLVGGALSDRLTRTHGLRIGRCGLASAALFCTAIFLVLGSKVHSPQLAGVILAGGAGALYLSQSSFWSVSVDIAGRSSGVFSSLVNMGGQVGGAVTASLTPWIAQRFGWTTSFAIAAILAVVGGICWMTVHPERPLDV from the coding sequence ATGTACTTCGAACGTCGTACCCGCGTCAGGTTCTTCCTTGCGTTCTGGCTGTTTGTGCTTAGTGGTGTAGCGTTCCTCGACCGCACCAACATTTCTATCGCGGGCCTGCAGATCAGTACGGAGTATGGCTTAGGGAACCAGCGGCTCGGATGGATTTTCAGTGCGTTTCTAATTGGCTATGCCGGATTTCAACTTCCAGCCGGTTGGCTGGCCGCCCGTTATGGCCCCCGTCTCGTCTTGGCTTTAGGCGTTCTCTGGTGGGGTGTAGCCACGGCTCTCACAGCACTGCTCCCCTCCGGCATCTCGCACGCCGTGATGCTGCTGATTGCGATTCGCTTCGCTCTCGGTGCCGGAGAGGCGGTCATTTACCCTGCCGCGAACCAGTTTGTTGCGCGCTGGATTCCGGTACAGGAACGGGGTTTCATCAACGGTCTCATCTTCGCAGGTGTTGGGGCGGGAAGTGGCCTGACCCCTCCTCTTCTCACCTGGCTCATCACAAACCATGGCTGGCGAGCGGCTTTCTGGTTCAGCGCGCTCGTCGGGGTGATCGCCGGGGGCGTCTGGTGGCATTTCGCCCGGGATACCCCAGAGGAGCACTTTGACGTTGGGCCACTGGAGTTGAGCGAGATCCGGGCGGGTCTCACGGGTGATCTCGCGACGAAGCAGCTTCGAACCTCTGAGCCGGTGGTCATCTCCTGGCGGGCTATCTTTCGGCGGCGTGACCTTCCAGCGTTGATGGCTGGCTACTTCAGCTTCGGCTATGTTGCGTGGATTTTCTTTAGCTGGTTCTTTCTCTATATGGCACAGGTGCGTGGCTTTGATCTCAAGTCGAGTGCCCGGTATGCCATGCTGCCCTTTCTCTCTATGACCGTCTGCTGCCTTGTCGGCGGAGCGCTCAGCGATCGACTGACGCGCACCCATGGATTACGGATAGGACGGTGTGGTCTAGCCTCTGCAGCACTCTTTTGCACGGCTATTTTTCTGGTGCTTGGCTCGAAGGTACACAGTCCTCAACTCGCGGGCGTCATACTTGCCGGTGGTGCGGGAGCACTCTATCTGTCGCAGAGTTCCTTCTGGTCAGTGTCGGTTGACATTGCTGGTCGCAGCTCCGGTGTGTTCTCGAGCCTCGTCAATATGGGAGGTCAAGTGGGCGGCGCAGTCACTGCGTCCCTTACTCCATGGATCGCGCAGAGATTCGGCTGGACGACATCCTTCGCGATCGCGGCGATCCTCGCTGTTGTAGGCGGTATCTGCTGGATGACTGTCCACCCGGAGCGCCCGCTCGACGTCTGA